A window of the Herpetosiphon gulosus genome harbors these coding sequences:
- a CDS encoding PAS domain S-box protein, which yields MAEFMNSFSATSFQPTMEQPTLAELTQTIARLEAELAATKQALLTSEQRNLQFFQQTQAIELIVEPDTWRVLAANAAACRFYGYSQTEFSNLNVRDLNVLTSKEHRVAIRNGELGGSNRYEFRHRLRSGMVCDVEVYITPFEYQQQPALFCLIHDVTAHKQTIRQMQRQNAYLGSLHDVTLALIEQAALPDLLEIILWKATDLVGSEYGVMYIRSADGQAMESVVSRGAINVIQRIELGQGAVGKVGLSGQPLIIDDYTAWSERLFTPQDGFGNGLLVLPLLREQTVAGALAIIYEPSQIQISITMLEMVQQFARFASLALEKHMLYTAAQTELAERRRVEQQLRSLNERFELAQTVLNGGIYDWDMIQQTTVVNRSFTTVFGYTSAEVASSPTWWEEHLHPDDRELFIQRTTDIFAGHSDIFSAEYRFLDQHQHYRFVQDRGHVLRDANGQALRMVGTLIDISEEYRHIVEMLPLPLFVVQDDRIVYANQAGLTLTQTTSSELLSQSVLSGLRPQDPDDFYVLIRHASTIPTSFIETTFLRRDGTPIYGECSTSAILFEHRNSVQVIIRDISERKQAEQKRLEIEQHFSETQKLESLGVFAGGIAHDFNNVFMSILGNTHLAMLELPEQANLRPLLAEIEQSAKRAAQITKQMVAYTGQNLDVRRSLMINELVQTSIRLLPSSLTQQRHIQSNLEDNLPLIEGDQQHLRQAISNVLINALEASSSGMLTVTTSLCDLQGAPEGHTYTTGTFLPAQYIAIEISDQGLGMDHTTISRMFDPFFTTKFTGRGLGLAVTLGIVRGHRGGIAVKSRPQQGTTIGIYLPIMTAVQTELASEQPALVDSGPGKILVIDDEPDVRIVIDRILRRLGYETLLAEGGNRGISLFRDHHQEIAGVFLDLTMPDLDGQSTLAVLKQIQPEIRVVIMSGYNEQQVSQQFGTTGTTQFLAKPFMIEEIRDKLTALRL from the coding sequence ATGGCCGAGTTTATGAATAGTTTTAGCGCTACGTCCTTCCAACCAACTATGGAGCAACCAACGCTCGCTGAATTAACCCAAACTATCGCTCGTTTAGAGGCTGAGCTCGCTGCTACCAAGCAGGCCTTGCTCACCAGCGAACAGCGTAATCTGCAATTTTTTCAACAAACTCAAGCGATTGAGTTAATTGTTGAGCCAGATACTTGGCGGGTTTTAGCGGCCAATGCTGCTGCTTGCCGTTTTTATGGCTATAGCCAAACCGAGTTTAGTAATCTCAATGTTCGGGATTTAAATGTATTGACCAGTAAAGAACATCGGGTCGCCATTCGCAACGGTGAGCTTGGTGGCAGCAATCGCTATGAGTTTCGCCATCGCTTACGTTCAGGAATGGTCTGTGATGTTGAAGTTTATATCACTCCCTTTGAATATCAACAGCAACCAGCGTTATTTTGTTTAATTCACGACGTAACTGCCCATAAACAGACGATTCGCCAAATGCAGCGCCAAAATGCCTACCTTGGCTCGCTTCACGATGTGACGTTGGCCCTGATCGAGCAGGCAGCCCTGCCCGATTTGCTCGAAATTATTTTGTGGAAAGCAACCGATTTGGTCGGCAGCGAATATGGTGTGATGTATATTCGCAGCGCCGATGGCCAAGCCATGGAATCTGTCGTGAGCCGTGGGGCGATCAACGTGATTCAGCGCATCGAATTAGGCCAAGGTGCGGTTGGCAAGGTCGGCCTCAGCGGCCAGCCATTAATTATTGATGATTACACCGCCTGGAGTGAGCGTTTATTTACACCGCAAGATGGTTTTGGTAATGGCCTGTTGGTTTTACCATTATTGCGTGAACAAACGGTCGCTGGGGCACTAGCGATTATCTACGAGCCAAGTCAGATTCAAATTAGCATTACGATGCTTGAAATGGTGCAACAATTTGCCCGCTTTGCCTCGCTTGCACTGGAGAAGCATATGCTCTACACCGCAGCCCAAACTGAACTGGCCGAACGTCGGCGGGTCGAACAGCAGTTGCGTTCGCTCAACGAGCGCTTTGAATTGGCCCAAACGGTGCTGAATGGTGGCATCTACGATTGGGATATGATTCAACAGACTACAGTGGTAAATCGGAGTTTTACGACGGTGTTTGGCTATACCAGCGCAGAGGTTGCCAGCAGCCCAACTTGGTGGGAAGAACATCTGCACCCCGATGATCGTGAGCTGTTCATCCAACGAACTACCGATATTTTTGCTGGGCATAGCGATATTTTTTCAGCTGAATATCGCTTTCTCGATCAACATCAGCATTATCGCTTTGTCCAGGATCGCGGCCATGTGCTGCGCGATGCCAATGGCCAAGCCTTGCGCATGGTTGGCACACTAATCGATATTTCCGAGGAATATCGCCATATTGTTGAGATGCTGCCTTTGCCGCTGTTTGTGGTGCAGGATGATCGAATTGTCTATGCTAATCAGGCTGGGCTGACGTTAACTCAAACCACCAGTAGCGAATTGCTCAGCCAGTCGGTGCTGAGCGGCTTGCGCCCACAAGATCCTGATGATTTTTATGTGCTGATTCGCCATGCCAGCACCATTCCCACCAGTTTTATTGAAACGACCTTTTTGCGCCGCGATGGCACACCAATTTATGGCGAATGTTCAACCTCAGCAATTTTATTTGAGCATCGAAATTCAGTCCAAGTGATTATTCGTGATATTAGCGAACGCAAGCAGGCCGAGCAAAAACGCCTAGAAATTGAACAACACTTCTCGGAAACCCAAAAATTAGAAAGCCTTGGGGTGTTTGCTGGCGGGATTGCCCACGATTTCAATAATGTTTTTATGTCAATTCTTGGCAATACTCATTTGGCCATGCTCGAGCTACCTGAGCAAGCCAACCTGCGTCCGCTTTTAGCCGAAATTGAGCAATCGGCCAAACGCGCTGCCCAAATTACCAAACAAATGGTTGCCTACACTGGCCAAAATCTTGATGTACGCCGCAGTCTGATGATCAACGAATTAGTTCAAACTTCAATTCGCTTGCTGCCCTCAAGCCTGACCCAGCAACGCCATATTCAGAGCAACTTAGAGGATAACTTGCCGCTAATTGAGGGCGATCAACAACATCTGCGTCAAGCGATCAGCAATGTGCTAATCAATGCGCTTGAAGCGTCGAGCAGCGGGATGCTTACGGTTACAACCAGTTTGTGCGATTTGCAAGGAGCGCCCGAGGGCCACACCTACACCACTGGCACATTTTTGCCCGCCCAGTATATCGCGATCGAAATTAGCGACCAAGGCTTAGGCATGGATCATACGACGATCTCGCGCATGTTCGATCCATTTTTCACCACCAAATTTACTGGACGCGGGTTGGGTTTAGCGGTTACTTTAGGGATTGTGCGCGGCCATCGGGGTGGCATCGCGGTCAAGAGTCGCCCTCAACAGGGCACGACGATAGGAATTTATCTGCCAATTATGACAGCAGTACAAACCGAGCTAGCCAGTGAACAACCAGCCTTAGTCGATTCAGGCCCAGGCAAAATTCTGGTGATCGACGACGAGCCTGATGTGCGGATTGTGATTGATCGGATTTTACGCCGTTTGGGCTACGAAACCTTACTCGCCGAGGGTGGCAATCGAGGCATTAGCCTCTTCCGCGACCATCATCAAGAGATAGCGGGCGTTTTTCTCGACCTGACCATGCCCGACCTTGATGGCCAAAGCACCCTAGCAGTGCTCAAACAGATTCAGCCCGAGATTCGCGTGGTCATTATGAGCGGCTATAATGAACAACAAGTGAGCCAACAATTTGGTACTACTGGTACAACCCAATTTCTGGCAAAACCATTTATGATTGAGGAGATCCGCGATAAGCTCACGGCATTACGGCTCTAG
- the dprA gene encoding DNA-processing protein DprA, protein MDERHAYIAFNLTPGIGPQRLQALIKHCGSAVAAWSATLDDWRAAGLDRRSIQALQHAQQHLDLEAELRTIAEQNITVVLQTDPDFPAMLHTIDPVPPLLYMRGSLIETDRWAVAIVGTRNPTPYGREVTYKFAGELARAGLTVVSGLALGIDAIAHRTALDNNGRTLAVLGSGLQQIYPSQHRQLAADVSQQGALLSEYAPTTEPLSGNFPARNRLISGLSLATIVVEAGERSGALITARFALEQGRDVFAVPGSILSHSSDGPNQLIVDGATPLRSIEQLLEQLNLHQAQAQQTVSKIVPETPAEALLLPHLSGQPTHIDELGRSCGLAAHDLAATLGLMELKGMVRHVGGMHYVLARETPAPYDLS, encoded by the coding sequence ATGGATGAACGTCATGCCTACATTGCCTTTAATCTCACTCCTGGTATAGGACCACAGCGGCTACAAGCTTTGATTAAGCATTGTGGCTCGGCTGTGGCAGCTTGGTCGGCCACGCTCGACGATTGGCGGGCGGCTGGTTTGGATCGTCGGAGCATTCAAGCCTTACAGCATGCGCAGCAGCATTTAGACCTTGAGGCCGAGCTACGCACGATTGCTGAACAAAACATCACGGTTGTGCTGCAAACCGACCCGGACTTTCCGGCCATGCTGCACACGATCGATCCTGTACCACCGTTGCTGTACATGCGTGGTTCGCTGATTGAAACTGATCGTTGGGCGGTGGCGATTGTCGGCACGCGTAACCCTACCCCCTACGGTCGTGAGGTTACCTATAAGTTTGCTGGCGAGCTAGCCCGCGCAGGATTGACGGTGGTTTCAGGGTTGGCTTTGGGGATTGATGCAATCGCCCATCGCACCGCATTAGATAACAACGGGCGCACCTTGGCGGTGCTTGGCAGTGGACTCCAACAGATTTACCCGTCGCAGCATCGCCAATTAGCTGCTGATGTAAGCCAACAGGGAGCCTTGCTTTCGGAGTATGCCCCGACGACCGAGCCATTGAGTGGCAATTTTCCTGCACGTAATCGCTTGATTAGCGGGCTAAGTTTGGCAACCATTGTGGTTGAAGCGGGCGAACGTAGTGGTGCATTAATTACTGCTCGCTTTGCGCTCGAACAAGGTCGTGATGTGTTTGCAGTGCCTGGCTCGATTCTCAGTCATAGCAGCGATGGGCCAAATCAATTAATCGTCGATGGTGCAACCCCCTTGCGTTCAATCGAGCAATTGCTGGAGCAGCTGAATCTGCATCAAGCTCAAGCCCAACAAACAGTGAGCAAGATTGTGCCCGAAACGCCAGCCGAGGCCTTGCTCTTGCCCCATTTGAGTGGTCAGCCCACCCATATCGACGAATTAGGGCGCTCGTGTGGGCTAGCGGCCCATGATCTGGCGGCAACCTTGGGCTTGATGGAACTCAAAGGCATGGTTCGCCATGTTGGTGGAATGCATTATGTGCTTGCTCGCGAAACGCCTGCACCCTATGATCTCTCATAA
- a CDS encoding transcriptional repressor: MAWENDVLRSLNEQGCRMTGPRRLIVRTIASRREPFTAEQLVVELPDVGRATIYRTLDMLAASHWLARIHHDEGDHAYLPAHPHQHQLVCTRCGTAVAFNTCDLDGILNQLGKSTGFVIQGHALEAFGLCGQCQHNRPELRLNSRLG; encoded by the coding sequence ATGGCTTGGGAAAATGATGTTTTACGCTCGCTGAACGAGCAAGGTTGTCGTATGACTGGCCCACGGCGCTTGATTGTTCGCACGATTGCCAGCCGTCGCGAACCATTTACTGCCGAACAACTTGTGGTCGAATTGCCCGATGTTGGTCGGGCCACGATTTATCGCACCTTGGATATGCTGGCAGCAAGCCATTGGTTGGCTCGCATTCACCACGATGAAGGTGATCATGCTTATTTGCCAGCCCACCCCCATCAACATCAATTAGTTTGTACCCGTTGTGGCACTGCGGTTGCTTTTAATACCTGCGATCTCGATGGTATTTTGAACCAGCTTGGGAAATCGACAGGCTTTGTGATTCAAGGCCATGCCCTCGAAGCCTTTGGCCTGTGTGGTCAATGTCAACATAATCGCCCTGAACTGCGGCTAAACTCACGGCTAGGCTAA
- a CDS encoding AI-2E family transporter encodes MPKELTVRVSARTVGWTLLIFSGVWITILLNHVLVLFFVAVLLAVAISGVVQRFEQLRIARPVTILVIYTIIVAMFISLGFVLVPMVNQQVRILAQQFPDLVRQPTQQASAWLAQQFPTLRETLPTGDLAGQAAHYAGTVVGGFSGAAFTFGRTLMGVIINFIVVLVLAFFLVSRANVASNFIKLMIPSRFQERLITVTNVIGRRLGRWVWAQLTVATFYAVCFGMGLWMLGVPYPVALGVIGGMLELIPYVGGFVATILTMLVAFTVQPMLAVWVLVLHLIVGNIEVHVIAPKVMGHAVETHPVITILALFSGIELLGIIGGVIAIPLAVVGQALVEEFWIKRIREAQPTAEPLAARSEASIVRRTQLRRRPALRKRQGV; translated from the coding sequence ATGCCCAAAGAATTAACCGTGCGAGTAAGTGCCCGCACAGTCGGCTGGACACTGCTGATTTTTTCAGGGGTCTGGATTACGATTCTGCTGAATCATGTGTTGGTGCTATTTTTTGTGGCGGTGCTGCTGGCAGTGGCAATTTCAGGGGTGGTGCAACGCTTTGAACAATTGCGCATCGCTCGTCCAGTTACAATTTTGGTGATTTACACGATCATCGTTGCCATGTTTATTAGTTTGGGCTTTGTGCTGGTGCCAATGGTCAATCAACAGGTGCGAATTTTGGCCCAGCAATTCCCTGATTTGGTGCGCCAACCAACCCAACAAGCCAGTGCTTGGCTAGCCCAGCAATTTCCAACCTTGCGTGAAACTTTGCCAACTGGCGATTTGGCTGGTCAAGCGGCGCATTATGCTGGCACGGTGGTTGGCGGGTTTAGCGGTGCAGCCTTCACCTTTGGCCGCACCTTGATGGGCGTGATTATTAATTTTATTGTGGTCTTGGTTTTAGCTTTTTTCCTGGTTAGCCGCGCCAATGTTGCCAGCAATTTTATCAAATTGATGATTCCGAGTCGCTTTCAAGAACGCTTAATCACGGTTACCAATGTGATTGGCCGCCGCCTTGGGCGCTGGGTTTGGGCGCAACTGACGGTCGCCACCTTCTATGCCGTTTGTTTTGGTATGGGCCTGTGGATGTTGGGTGTGCCCTATCCGGTTGCGCTAGGCGTGATCGGCGGCATGCTTGAGTTGATTCCCTATGTTGGCGGTTTTGTGGCCACAATTTTAACCATGTTGGTGGCTTTTACGGTGCAGCCAATGTTGGCAGTTTGGGTACTGGTGTTGCATTTGATCGTCGGTAATATTGAAGTACATGTGATTGCCCCCAAAGTCATGGGCCATGCCGTCGAAACTCATCCAGTGATCACGATTTTGGCCTTGTTTAGTGGCATCGAGCTTTTGGGGATTATCGGTGGGGTGATTGCCATTCCTTTGGCGGTGGTTGGCCAAGCTTTAGTTGAAGAGTTTTGGATCAAACGAATTCGTGAAGCCCAACCTACTGCGGAGCCGCTAGCTGCTCGGTCTGAAGCTTCAATCGTGCGCCGAACCCAATTGCGTCGCCGCCCCGCCTTGCGCAAACGTCAGGGTGTTTAA
- a CDS encoding DUF4349 domain-containing protein, with amino-acid sequence MLTQIRSRKRLLAIGAAVLVVFLVATNLFNGSGNSVGNRLVTVGSALDQATMATAAPAPELYRQTTTDGLMAESDIAAAPALGGAAPADAENSQEPSAAPNQATERLVIKNADVEALIEYKQMRLASTQIENMVLRLGGYIVATDDASSNDEDQAYISLAFRVPAAQFEKALNAFEENKLEVVRREVSGQDVTEEFVDNQSRLANLEATAARIRELLAKAETIADTIQINETLMQYESQIEVIKGRQKYLSDSASMSMITLLIRPKSADYSMFAKIDIGQNIRNALAKAERPGWTPLAAATGAWDDVLEIGKDVAETLVVWAVWIPIWLPLVLAAWFGWRKWRKYSQSQNPPLTNQNPPVNQP; translated from the coding sequence ATGTTAACCCAAATTCGTTCACGCAAACGTTTATTGGCGATTGGCGCTGCTGTCTTGGTGGTCTTTTTAGTCGCTACAAATTTATTTAATGGTTCGGGTAATTCTGTAGGAAACAGACTTGTAACTGTTGGAAGTGCTTTAGATCAAGCTACAATGGCTACAGCTGCGCCAGCCCCAGAGCTGTATCGACAAACAACTACCGATGGTTTAATGGCTGAATCTGATATTGCTGCGGCTCCGGCACTTGGTGGGGCTGCACCAGCCGATGCAGAAAATTCACAAGAACCGAGTGCCGCTCCCAACCAAGCCACCGAGCGTTTGGTGATTAAAAATGCTGATGTTGAAGCCTTAATCGAGTATAAGCAAATGCGTTTGGCCAGTACCCAAATTGAAAATATGGTGCTACGTTTGGGCGGCTACATTGTCGCGACCGATGATGCCAGCAGCAATGATGAAGATCAAGCCTATATTTCGCTGGCCTTTCGGGTTCCGGCTGCCCAATTTGAAAAAGCCTTGAATGCCTTTGAAGAAAATAAACTTGAAGTTGTGCGCCGCGAAGTATCTGGCCAAGATGTAACCGAAGAATTTGTTGATAATCAATCGCGCTTAGCCAACTTAGAAGCCACCGCTGCCCGCATTCGTGAATTGCTGGCCAAAGCCGAAACGATCGCCGATACGATTCAAATCAACGAAACATTAATGCAATACGAAAGCCAAATCGAAGTGATCAAAGGTCGCCAAAAATATCTGAGCGATAGTGCTTCGATGAGCATGATTACCTTGTTGATTCGGCCAAAAAGCGCTGATTACAGCATGTTTGCGAAGATTGATATTGGCCAAAATATCCGCAATGCTTTGGCTAAAGCCGAACGGCCAGGCTGGACACCGCTCGCCGCCGCAACTGGCGCTTGGGACGATGTATTGGAAATTGGCAAAGATGTTGCTGAAACTTTGGTCGTTTGGGCGGTTTGGATTCCAATTTGGTTGCCGTTGGTCTTGGCCGCATGGTTTGGCTGGCGCAAATGGCGTAAATATAGCCAAAGCCAAAATCCCCCACTCACTAATCAAAATCCCCCAGTTAATCAACCCTAA
- a CDS encoding PHP domain-containing protein: MLLDLHCHTIATPHHSHWTPNGLIEAAQAAGIQVIGIADHNTTSQVTAFAEAAQVAGLDFIGGVEFDSAFNGKLWHTLVYGANPNDPGILGLCEAVVSRNHADAQRLLEQTRSGGHDLPSLAQIAVDRPANLADVAHALVRDGIWPSQTGVDPESAGMAYLLTNQPAAYNPLSVAEIVEVAHAAGGVAILAHPGREKSVYAIPATAADFAELAAIGLDGIEVYYPMHSPEQVAFFEQQAALHGFLISAGGDSHGPRDPFSPQPAARCRDLLARFGIDVL, translated from the coding sequence ATGTTGCTCGATTTACATTGTCACACAATTGCGACACCGCATCATTCGCATTGGACTCCAAACGGATTAATTGAAGCGGCCCAAGCGGCTGGCATTCAGGTTATTGGCATCGCCGACCACAATACTACCAGCCAAGTGACGGCTTTTGCTGAGGCAGCCCAAGTAGCGGGCTTGGATTTTATCGGCGGAGTTGAATTCGATAGCGCCTTCAACGGCAAGCTTTGGCATACCTTGGTCTATGGTGCAAACCCCAACGATCCTGGGATTTTGGGTTTGTGCGAGGCGGTGGTCAGCCGCAACCATGCTGATGCGCAACGCCTGCTAGAGCAAACGCGTAGTGGAGGCCACGATCTCCCAAGCCTAGCCCAAATTGCCGTCGATCGACCTGCTAATTTGGCCGATGTGGCCCATGCCTTGGTGCGCGATGGTATTTGGCCCAGCCAAACTGGCGTTGATCCTGAATCGGCGGGCATGGCTTATTTACTAACCAACCAGCCTGCGGCCTATAATCCCTTGAGTGTTGCTGAGATTGTGGAAGTCGCCCATGCTGCTGGCGGGGTGGCGATTTTAGCCCATCCTGGGCGTGAAAAAAGTGTTTATGCCATCCCAGCAACTGCCGCCGATTTTGCAGAGTTGGCGGCGATTGGGCTTGATGGCATTGAGGTTTATTATCCAATGCATAGCCCTGAACAAGTGGCATTTTTCGAGCAGCAGGCAGCGCTGCATGGCTTTTTGATTAGCGCTGGCGGCGATTCGCATGGCCCGCGTGATCCTTTCAGCCCGCAGCCAGCCGCACGCTGTCGCGATCTTTTGGCTCGCTTTGGAATTGATGTGCTATGA
- a CDS encoding DUF1349 domain-containing protein, with amino-acid sequence MQWLNEPQQWSFGDDILSVTAETKSDFWRTTHYGFIFDSGHFYYQVAENNFNCSVRVKANYQHQYDQAGLMVRLDQYNWLKCGIEYVDGAYHVSAVLTLEHSDWSVVKLAEAPEELWLTVTRNGDTLQVLYATEAEATPTMVRLGYFPPALPVQVGPMAAAPIQSGFTAEFRDFRLEALAQE; translated from the coding sequence ATGCAATGGTTAAACGAACCGCAACAATGGTCATTTGGTGATGATATCCTGAGCGTTACGGCTGAAACGAAAAGCGATTTTTGGCGCACAACCCACTATGGTTTTATTTTCGATTCAGGCCATTTTTACTATCAAGTTGCCGAAAACAATTTTAACTGTAGTGTGCGCGTCAAGGCCAACTATCAACATCAATATGATCAAGCTGGGCTGATGGTGCGGCTTGATCAATATAATTGGCTCAAATGCGGCATCGAATACGTCGATGGCGCTTACCATGTGAGCGCCGTATTAACCCTTGAACACTCGGATTGGTCGGTGGTAAAGTTGGCTGAAGCTCCTGAAGAACTTTGGCTAACGGTCACGCGCAACGGCGATACACTCCAAGTGCTGTATGCGACTGAGGCCGAGGCCACCCCAACCATGGTGCGTTTAGGGTACTTTCCGCCGGCTTTGCCGGTGCAAGTTGGTCCGATGGCTGCCGCGCCAATCCAAAGCGGTTTTACTGCCGAATTTCGCGATTTTCGGCTCGAAGCGCTAGCCCAAGAATAG
- a CDS encoding Dam family site-specific DNA-(adenine-N6)-methyltransferase, with the protein MTITNLLPQVLPPLKWAGGKRWLVATLYTLWQPFANRQLVEPFAGGLAVSLGLQPESALINDINPHLINFYQQISKGLIINIRLENSEELYYQHRDRFNQLIKENNYKTAEAASIFYYLNKTGYNGLCRFNKKGFYNVPFGRYKKINYTNDFQDYQIVLENWILSNRHFSNLDVAENAFIYADPPYDVEFTNYSSGGFNWDEQEHLAEWLSKHQGPVIASNQATERIQKLYKKLDFKLILVDAPRRISCNGDRSSAKEILALRGIEA; encoded by the coding sequence ATGACAATAACAAATCTTTTGCCACAAGTGCTACCGCCCTTAAAATGGGCGGGTGGCAAGCGCTGGTTGGTTGCCACCCTATATACTTTATGGCAACCATTTGCAAATCGACAGCTTGTTGAACCCTTTGCAGGTGGTTTAGCTGTATCCCTGGGTTTACAACCAGAATCAGCATTAATTAATGATATAAACCCTCACCTAATAAATTTTTATCAACAAATAAGTAAAGGCCTCATTATTAATATCCGACTTGAGAATTCTGAAGAATTATATTATCAACATCGTGATCGTTTTAATCAATTAATTAAAGAGAATAACTATAAAACCGCAGAGGCTGCATCAATATTCTATTATTTAAATAAAACTGGATATAATGGATTATGTAGATTTAATAAAAAAGGTTTTTATAATGTTCCGTTTGGTAGATATAAAAAGATAAACTATACTAATGATTTTCAAGATTATCAAATAGTTCTAGAAAATTGGATTTTATCTAATAGGCATTTCTCAAATCTTGATGTCGCGGAGAATGCGTTTATTTATGCTGATCCACCATATGATGTTGAATTTACCAATTATAGTAGTGGTGGATTTAATTGGGATGAACAAGAGCACTTGGCTGAATGGTTATCGAAACATCAAGGGCCAGTTATTGCCTCAAATCAAGCAACGGAGCGGATTCAAAAGCTTTATAAGAAACTAGATTTTAAACTAATTCTTGTTGATGCCCCACGTCGGATATCCTGTAATGGCGATCGCTCATCGGCTAAAGAGATATTAGCGCTTAGAGGAATTGAAGCATGA
- a CDS encoding PD-(D/E)XK nuclease superfamily protein: MSRNTTSGQILESLVEPVLTKNGYVFSAQPIVGQSISGGKHKLDVLITSIATPTMFIPLSLKWQEVSGSAQEKVPFEVIKLIHLVRNNPQLYPYALIVLGGEGWSSIKEFYLKNSLSTYIVDSHLVKIISLDAFITLANRKQI; the protein is encoded by the coding sequence ATGAGTCGAAATACTACAAGCGGGCAAATTTTAGAAAGCCTTGTTGAACCTGTCCTTACAAAAAATGGTTATGTTTTCTCTGCCCAACCTATTGTGGGTCAGAGCATTAGTGGTGGTAAACATAAACTGGATGTCCTAATTACATCTATTGCTACTCCAACTATGTTTATTCCCTTGTCACTGAAATGGCAAGAAGTTTCGGGAAGCGCACAGGAAAAAGTACCGTTTGAAGTGATTAAACTTATTCATCTTGTTCGTAATAATCCTCAATTATATCCTTATGCCTTAATTGTATTAGGTGGTGAAGGTTGGAGTTCGATCAAAGAATTTTATCTTAAAAATAGTTTGAGTACCTATATTGTGGATAGCCACCTAGTGAAAATTATTAGTTTAGATGCATTTATTACGTTAGCGAATCGTAAACAAATATAG
- a CDS encoding nucleoside 2-deoxyribosyltransferase domain-containing protein yields MAVVLKPPTALPATKTMPTIFLAGSIDMGSAIDWQAEIERQLVNANLLLLNPRRAAWDSSWAQTIENPLFRGQVEWELDGLACADLIVIYFAPQTQAPISLLELGLFASSGKVLVCCPEGFWRKGNVDIICARYQIPQVASLDELIQACKRLVITE; encoded by the coding sequence ATGGCTGTCGTGCTCAAACCACCAACTGCTTTACCAGCCACCAAAACCATGCCCACGATTTTTTTGGCTGGCTCGATCGATATGGGCAGTGCGATCGATTGGCAAGCTGAAATCGAACGTCAATTGGTCAACGCCAATTTGTTGCTGCTCAACCCACGCCGCGCCGCTTGGGATAGCTCGTGGGCGCAGACGATCGAGAATCCACTGTTTCGTGGTCAAGTTGAATGGGAGCTTGACGGCCTCGCCTGCGCCGATTTGATTGTGATTTATTTTGCGCCGCAAACCCAAGCCCCAATCAGCCTGCTTGAACTGGGCTTATTCGCGAGTAGCGGAAAAGTGTTGGTTTGTTGCCCCGAAGGCTTTTGGCGCAAAGGCAACGTCGATATTATCTGTGCTCGTTACCAAATTCCCCAAGTTGCTAGCCTCGATGAGCTAATTCAGGCTTGCAAACGCTTGGTAATAACGGAATGA
- a CDS encoding GNAT family N-acetyltransferase, giving the protein MQTIRTTRLIIRRFRLADGAFIVQLVNQPSWLQWIGNRNVHTLNDAETYLSSGPLSMYERYGVGLCGVELAGRLIGMAGLIKRSPEAEIDLGYAFLPEHWGQGYATEVAQALLNYAINTIKLPRIIATTHLENHQSIKVLERIGMQFEGIIHEGEKSLRLFGYGRH; this is encoded by the coding sequence ATGCAAACAATTCGCACCACCCGTTTAATCATTCGACGATTTAGGTTGGCTGATGGCGCATTTATTGTGCAATTGGTCAATCAACCCTCATGGCTGCAATGGATTGGCAACCGCAATGTGCATACCCTTAATGATGCCGAAACCTACCTCAGTAGCGGCCCGCTGAGCATGTACGAGCGCTATGGAGTGGGCTTGTGTGGCGTAGAATTAGCTGGCAGATTAATTGGCATGGCAGGCTTGATCAAACGTTCGCCCGAGGCCGAGATTGATCTTGGCTACGCCTTCTTGCCCGAACATTGGGGCCAAGGCTATGCCACCGAAGTAGCTCAAGCCTTGCTGAATTATGCAATCAATACAATCAAACTGCCACGGATTATCGCCACAACTCATCTTGAAAACCATCAATCGATTAAAGTGCTTGAACGGATTGGCATGCAATTCGAGGGCATCATTCACGAAGGCGAAAAATCATTACGTTTGTTTGGCTATGGTAGGCACTGA